One window from the genome of Saprospiraceae bacterium encodes:
- a CDS encoding T9SS type A sorting domain-containing protein, with amino-acid sequence MKKLFLFMILIALGQSSQAQTEVILRFDHRLDGKAFALNQEATSPKGTKYKTTRLQFYISGLKITHDGSQELALNNVYLFVDPSNPNSKEFSLGTFTDISIIEKIDFAIGVDAASNHLDPASYPLNHALAPKNPTMHWGWTAGYRFISLSANAARTNGSFLDVVNIEGLGDTNFKTKSYPAQTIVENGKIYIDFLAEYNLLLDGIVIAGGANNHGETGSAAVLIANGSQKVFSPFIHHTATKDAYNNLYSEVIYGGNVVFIKYSFTSNSKLQFKLYDSNGKTMQESTLNTKEGILNIEDQVPTGNYFYSFTQEQQVVSTGKLVNR; translated from the coding sequence ATGAAAAAACTTTTCCTCTTTATGATTCTCATTGCTTTGGGACAATCATCTCAGGCACAAACCGAGGTTATACTTCGTTTTGATCACCGTCTTGATGGCAAAGCCTTTGCTTTAAATCAGGAAGCGACTTCACCGAAAGGTACAAAGTATAAAACCACCCGATTGCAGTTTTACATTTCAGGATTAAAAATTACACATGATGGTAGCCAGGAACTTGCCTTAAATAATGTATATCTTTTTGTAGATCCTTCTAATCCAAATTCAAAAGAGTTTTCATTGGGCACTTTTACCGACATTTCCATTATTGAAAAGATTGATTTTGCAATTGGGGTGGACGCAGCTTCAAATCATTTAGATCCTGCTTCTTATCCTCTTAATCATGCTTTAGCACCTAAAAATCCAACCATGCATTGGGGTTGGACCGCAGGCTACCGTTTTATTTCATTATCGGCAAACGCAGCGAGAACAAATGGTTCATTCTTAGATGTTGTAAATATTGAAGGACTGGGTGATACCAATTTCAAAACAAAATCTTATCCTGCACAAACAATTGTAGAAAATGGTAAAATATATATTGATTTTTTAGCTGAATACAATCTATTACTTGATGGAATTGTAATAGCTGGTGGGGCTAATAATCATGGGGAGACAGGGAGTGCGGCAGTATTGATTGCTAATGGTTCTCAAAAAGTTTTTAGTCCTTTCATACATCATACAGCGACAAAGGATGCATACAATAATTTATATTCTGAAGTAATTTATGGTGGGAATGTTGTTTTTATTAAATATTCGTTTACTTCAAATTCTAAGCTTCAATTCAAATTGTATGACTCGAATGGTAAGACCATGCAGGAATCTACATTAAATACAAAGGAAGGAATACTCAATATTGAAGATCAGGTACCAACGGGAAACTATTTCTATTCTTTTACACAAGAACAGCAAGTAGTATCAACCGGTAAATTAGTGAACAGATAA
- a CDS encoding cytochrome-c peroxidase — MNWKPGIGCVFLFAFVLICSCQKEETKSNTYFDLPTGFPIPSFPTDNEFNQSRFLLGRKLFYDPILSRDSTISCSSCHIPEFAFTDRKKVSEGIMDRIGIRNAPSLGNVVYHPYLLREGGVPTLEMQVGVPIQEHNEFDDNILLIADKLNRQAIYREMSLQAYNRIPDPFVITRSIATFERALLSGNSPYDTFINGDPNALSHSAQNGLKLFNSPDLKCSQCHSGFNFTNYAFFNNGLYEHDPDEGRMRLTGKEEDRSLFKVPSLRNVEITYPYMHDGSVNTLEKIIEHYASGGKNNVQKSNLISGFIITEQEKTDLVNFLKALTDTHFITNLNYRVK, encoded by the coding sequence ATGAATTGGAAGCCCGGAATCGGATGTGTTTTTCTGTTTGCATTTGTTTTGATATGCTCATGTCAAAAAGAAGAAACAAAATCAAATACATATTTCGATCTTCCTACTGGGTTTCCAATTCCATCTTTTCCTACGGATAATGAATTTAATCAGTCCAGATTTCTACTTGGGCGAAAGTTATTTTATGATCCGATATTATCCCGCGATTCAACAATTTCTTGTTCTTCTTGCCATATACCAGAGTTTGCATTTACTGACAGAAAAAAGGTTAGTGAAGGAATTATGGACAGAATAGGTATACGTAACGCTCCTTCTCTTGGCAATGTGGTATATCATCCATATTTATTAAGAGAAGGTGGCGTGCCTACCTTGGAAATGCAAGTGGGGGTTCCTATACAGGAGCACAACGAATTTGATGACAATATCCTACTTATCGCAGATAAATTAAACCGACAGGCTATTTACAGAGAAATGAGTCTACAGGCTTACAATCGAATTCCCGATCCATTCGTAATTACCCGATCAATAGCAACTTTTGAAAGAGCTCTCCTTAGTGGAAACTCACCTTATGACACATTTATCAATGGAGATCCAAATGCTTTATCACATTCTGCTCAAAATGGATTAAAACTATTCAACAGTCCTGACTTGAAATGCAGTCAATGTCATTCAGGATTCAACTTTACCAACTATGCATTTTTTAATAACGGATTATATGAACATGATCCTGACGAAGGACGAATGCGACTTACAGGAAAAGAAGAGGATCGTTCATTGTTCAAAGTTCCCTCACTTAGAAATGTCGAAATTACTTATCCATACATGCATGATGGAAGCGTCAACACACTGGAAAAAATCATAGAACATTATGCATCGGGTGGAAAAAACAATGTGCAGAAAAGCAATTTAATTTCCGGATTCATAATTACCGAACAAGAAAAAACAGATCTCGTTAATTTTTTAAAAGCATTAACGGATACCCATTTTATTACGAATCTAAATTATAGAGTCAAATGA
- a CDS encoding c-type cytochrome has translation MKKKLSKDLTQACADCHAQKDAFTDIRPFSIGVEKMEGGRNAMPIFNLAFHNNGFFWDGRAPLLRDQALKPIQDPLEMNETLPNMVSKLQSDKKYADQFIRAFGNDTVSSLKVSLALEQFMMTIVSHDSKYDQYLKGEVGFTPEELRGKDLFFAETDPLNNLKGAECFHCHGGYNFTNNDYMNNGLDEEGNFIDLGRFNVTKKDLDKATFKVPSLRNIALTPPYMHDSRFKTLEEVIDHYNSNVKKSSTTTEFLQNNFSGLNLTAQDKKDLIAFLKTLNDPTYINNPEYANPF, from the coding sequence ATGAAAAAAAAGTTATCCAAAGACTTAACACAAGCCTGCGCTGATTGTCATGCACAAAAAGATGCTTTTACAGACATCAGACCATTCAGTATTGGAGTTGAAAAAATGGAAGGAGGTCGAAATGCCATGCCCATATTTAATCTGGCATTTCACAACAATGGATTCTTTTGGGATGGCCGTGCTCCCTTATTGAGAGACCAGGCTCTAAAACCAATCCAGGATCCACTTGAAATGAATGAAACATTACCCAACATGGTTTCTAAATTACAAAGTGATAAAAAATATGCGGATCAATTTATTCGTGCTTTTGGAAATGATACAGTAAGCTCTTTAAAAGTGAGTCTGGCGTTAGAGCAATTTATGATGACCATTGTAAGCCATGACTCCAAATACGATCAATACCTAAAAGGTGAGGTCGGTTTTACACCAGAAGAATTGCGAGGTAAAGATTTGTTTTTTGCTGAAACAGATCCATTAAATAATCTGAAGGGCGCAGAATGTTTTCATTGTCATGGCGGATATAATTTTACAAATAATGATTACATGAATAACGGTTTGGATGAAGAAGGAAATTTTATAGATCTGGGCAGATTTAATGTAACCAAAAAAGACCTTGATAAAGCAACATTCAAAGTTCCTTCATTACGCAACATAGCTTTGACTCCACCTTATATGCATGACAGCCGGTTTAAAACTTTAGAAGAAGTAATAGATCATTACAATTCAAATGTTAAAAAGTCCAGTACAACCACTGAATTTTTGCAAAACAATTTTTCTGGATTGAATTTGACTGCCCAGGACAAAAAAGACCTCATTGCTTTTCTAAAGACTTTAAATGATCCAACTTACATTAACAATCCGGAATATGCGAATCCATTTTAA
- a CDS encoding multicopper oxidase domain-containing protein — translation MKSSHHNLMILFIISFLKLEINAQTLIPIPDTLSGNPIHITIKEGVKQFYNGFNTATIGYNGNYLGPTLILNKGQKLNFHVVNDLSDTTTTHWHGLHISPKNDGSPHNPILPGQTWYPSFTVMDNASTYWYHPHLHGKTFQQVIKGAAGLIIVRDPEEAKLILPRTYGTDDIPLIFQFQTMDAVTKQIRVNDELDNTTMVNGTINPMVNCPAQIVRLRLLNASSHRVFRFGFKDGRTFYQIASDGGLLNTPIAMTKLNLGNGERAEILVDFSGQEGKSFYIQQYGNELPQGFMGGPSMMGMQLGPLDNKTFDLLKINVSTQTPNAVTTIPQNLTTNKLIPESGAAARTIRLTAQPMMSTTNFFINAVKFDEEVINFTVKQNDVEIWTITNQTMMAHPFHIHGNPFYILSINGSAPPANMQGIKDVVMIPPMNGSVRLVTKYSDFSDPDIPYMYHCHILTHEDNGMMGQFLVAPNTTANVDELNFSDIRIFPIPTYGFLTIENKSILKHIEAITIYDVFGRIILKNKIKPIENFKQLDLSELTAGQFFLHMQSSTNVQIFKIIKI, via the coding sequence ATGAAGAGTTCACACCATAACTTAATGATTCTATTTATTATTTCGTTTTTGAAATTGGAAATTAATGCTCAAACATTAATTCCTATTCCTGATACATTATCGGGTAATCCAATTCATATTACTATTAAAGAAGGTGTTAAGCAATTTTATAATGGTTTTAATACCGCAACCATCGGATATAATGGAAATTATCTTGGGCCTACGCTAATTTTAAATAAAGGACAAAAACTAAACTTTCATGTAGTAAACGATTTGTCCGATACCACAACAACACACTGGCATGGATTGCATATAAGTCCAAAGAATGACGGAAGTCCTCATAATCCAATCCTGCCTGGTCAAACTTGGTATCCATCCTTCACCGTGATGGACAATGCTTCGACGTATTGGTATCATCCACATTTACATGGTAAAACGTTTCAACAAGTTATCAAAGGTGCCGCCGGTTTAATCATAGTGAGAGATCCGGAAGAAGCCAAACTAATATTGCCACGTACTTATGGAACTGATGACATACCATTGATCTTTCAATTTCAGACAATGGATGCTGTAACAAAACAAATCAGAGTAAATGATGAATTGGATAATACAACTATGGTCAATGGAACCATTAACCCAATGGTAAATTGTCCGGCACAGATTGTACGATTAAGACTATTAAATGCATCCAGTCATAGGGTGTTTCGATTTGGATTTAAAGATGGACGTACATTTTATCAAATAGCATCCGACGGTGGTTTGTTAAATACACCAATTGCAATGACTAAATTAAATTTAGGCAATGGGGAACGTGCAGAAATTTTAGTTGACTTTTCAGGACAGGAAGGCAAATCATTTTATATCCAACAATATGGGAATGAACTTCCACAAGGATTCATGGGAGGTCCTTCTATGATGGGCATGCAATTGGGTCCCTTGGATAATAAAACATTTGATCTGTTAAAGATTAATGTTTCTACTCAAACACCAAACGCCGTAACTACTATTCCTCAAAATTTAACTACTAACAAATTAATACCAGAATCAGGAGCTGCAGCAAGAACCATTCGATTAACAGCACAACCGATGATGAGTACAACCAATTTTTTTATCAACGCTGTAAAATTTGACGAAGAAGTCATCAATTTCACCGTAAAACAAAATGATGTTGAAATCTGGACTATTACAAATCAAACTATGATGGCTCATCCATTTCACATACACGGTAATCCTTTTTATATTTTATCAATCAATGGTTCTGCACCACCAGCCAATATGCAGGGCATAAAAGATGTAGTAATGATTCCTCCGATGAATGGCTCAGTTAGATTGGTTACAAAATACAGTGATTTTTCTGACCCTGATATACCTTACATGTATCACTGTCATATACTAACTCACGAAGACAATGGAATGATGGGGCAGTTTTTGGTTGCACCGAACACGACCGCAAATGTTGATGAATTAAACTTTAGTGATATTAGGATATTTCCGATTCCTACATATGGATTTTTAACTATTGAGAATAAAAGCATTTTGAAACATATAGAGGCCATAACAATATATGATGTATTTGGAAGAATCATATTAAAGAATAAAATAAAACCAATCGAAAACTTTAAGCAATTAGATTTAAGCGAGCTTACAGCAGGTCAGTTTTTTCTTCACATGCAATCCAGTACTAATGTTCAAATATTTAAAATAATTAAAATTTAA
- a CDS encoding T9SS type A sorting domain-containing protein, with translation MKKLLFLSLLTMSIIQAGQSNSLNSSIDYKNLFSELTSLNTLALDWDIKNIKIKSKSYSQIGNFIITGIVYNNGNNPINNFNIIYQINNEIPVSAKVDGLAIDFGVSYTYVHPIPWIANQVGSYELKVWVEDLNGNVDMDHSNDTIKKTIIIADPIPNIVDSYLSYVSKKTIIGNSTKGVSEPRDLDFHPVLSRYEFWVINKGTEASGGRTVKFSKAGLTGQTSIVQKDGNSYHFMSLPTGIAFSENENFATSTGVYDANHNGGDPFTGPALWSSDPAIYAKTPPGGNGSHLDMLHQSPYSMGICNESENVFWVTDGNSNDIVRYDFGEDHGPGQADHGDGIIRRYVDAEFYSDPTHDVVSHLVLDKNTNWLYYVSTADKKVKRLNINTGTFAYNLPPYEPVAEYSVYSNATVEDVITTGLVIPSGIELFNDRLLVSDFSTGDINIYDISGPGAIFMGKVQTINPGIMGIKIGPDGKIWYVNKTLSQVVRLDTTETLITGNKNLAQNIELKIYPNPTSSTITISSENIPEYISINSMTGNILKYVKPNSSNSTINVTDFNSSIYMVRVFVNNQFINQKFIKK, from the coding sequence ATGAAAAAATTATTATTTCTGTCATTATTGACAATGTCAATAATTCAAGCTGGTCAAAGCAATTCATTAAATTCTTCAATTGACTACAAAAATTTATTTTCTGAATTAACTAGTTTAAACACTTTGGCATTGGATTGGGATATAAAAAATATTAAAATCAAAAGCAAATCGTACTCTCAAATAGGTAATTTCATTATTACCGGAATAGTATATAACAATGGAAACAACCCGATAAATAATTTTAATATCATTTACCAGATCAATAATGAAATTCCAGTTTCAGCGAAAGTAGATGGATTAGCTATAGATTTTGGGGTGTCATATACTTACGTCCATCCAATTCCCTGGATTGCAAATCAAGTTGGATCCTATGAATTAAAAGTATGGGTTGAAGATCTCAATGGCAATGTCGATATGGATCATTCCAACGATACCATTAAAAAAACGATTATCATTGCTGATCCGATTCCAAATATTGTAGACAGTTATTTGTCTTATGTTTCTAAAAAGACGATCATCGGGAATAGCACAAAAGGAGTCAGTGAACCAAGAGATTTGGATTTTCATCCAGTTTTAAGTCGTTATGAATTCTGGGTAATCAATAAAGGTACAGAAGCAAGTGGCGGACGCACTGTGAAATTTTCTAAAGCAGGATTGACGGGCCAAACTTCTATAGTTCAAAAAGATGGAAACTCATATCATTTTATGAGCTTACCAACTGGTATTGCATTTAGTGAAAATGAAAACTTCGCCACATCAACTGGAGTATATGATGCAAATCACAATGGTGGCGATCCATTTACAGGCCCAGCATTATGGTCTAGTGACCCTGCAATCTATGCCAAAACGCCACCCGGAGGAAACGGGAGTCATTTGGACATGCTCCACCAAAGTCCATATAGTATGGGCATTTGCAATGAAAGTGAAAATGTATTTTGGGTAACAGATGGAAATAGTAATGACATTGTAAGATATGACTTTGGAGAAGACCATGGACCTGGTCAAGCCGATCATGGAGATGGAATCATAAGAAGATATGTTGATGCTGAATTTTATTCAGATCCTACACATGATGTTGTCAGTCATCTGGTGTTAGACAAAAATACAAATTGGTTATACTATGTTTCTACTGCCGACAAGAAAGTAAAACGACTAAACATCAACACTGGAACATTTGCGTATAATCTTCCACCGTATGAGCCTGTTGCGGAATATTCAGTATACTCTAACGCAACAGTAGAGGATGTTATAACCACTGGCTTAGTGATACCTTCTGGCATTGAATTATTCAATGATAGACTTTTGGTAAGTGATTTCTCAACCGGCGATATCAATATATATGATATCTCAGGACCTGGTGCAATATTTATGGGCAAAGTTCAAACCATTAATCCCGGTATTATGGGAATAAAAATCGGACCCGATGGTAAAATATGGTATGTAAATAAAACATTGAGTCAGGTGGTCCGATTGGATACTACTGAGACTTTAATAACCGGAAATAAAAATTTAGCCCAAAATATTGAATTAAAAATCTACCCGAATCCAACTTCATCAACCATTACAATTAGTTCTGAAAATATTCCTGAATATATCTCGATAAACAGCATGACTGGAAATATTTTAAAATACGTAAAGCCAAATTCTTCGAATTCAACTATTAATGTTACAGATTTTAATTCCAGCATTTATATGGTCAGGGTTTTTGTTAATAACCAGTTTATAAACCAAAAATTCATTAAAAAATAG
- a CDS encoding cation-translocating P-type ATPase, whose amino-acid sequence MIETGLTSVEATSRLEQYGHNIIQFKKGKHPVRILLAQFNNLMVYLLIFAAGLSFWFQEYLDATAIILVILINAVIGFWMELQAEHSMNTLKKMASVPAKVFRDGKLQEKPSEEVVPDDILFVEAGDMISADARVISAIQLSVNEASLTGEAMPVEKNEIEISKDVPISECTNMLYKGTYITNGNAKAIVVATAMQTELGKIAHLVQEAEQSATPLEKKLQVFSRKLIYITIALVVLIFIVGLFTHGDYVEMLETAIALAVAAIPEGLPIVATLALAHGMMKMAKHNVIVKKLSAVETLGGTTIICTDKTGTLTQNKIEVTEVISADENSEKNKQLLYQIAVLCNTASIQVSRNDTKEIGDPLETGLLKYAYKHGIDIEQMRQQFQKIDEVSFSSESKMMATLHSNGKGFIVYTKGAAEEILKQCTHIYKDSEFSILSNEKREELKLLSEKLAASGLRVIAGAYKEASSKNISLTNDLVYSGLYGMMDPPAADVYEAIKECKDAGIHVVMITGDHPATANFIANQLHISGSNEPVLGKNMLPYSQLSIKDKQVWMNTAVFARVSPSHKLDLVTVLQEKGNIVGMTGDGVNDAPALKKADIGISMGKRGTQVAQEVSDMVLKDDAFSSIVHAIKQGRVIFSNIQKFVIYLLSCNMSELFVVSIAALLNLHFQLFTLQILFINLITDVLPALALGLSEGNPSVMKHKPRNPAEPLLITKQWYAIWIYATIISICTLGAVFISHFFIHTGTKFDPKLCNNILFFTLIFCQLIHVFNMASTKSPFFKSEVFLNKYVWYSLLSSTLIILSVFFIAPVSKALNVQPLKAYDWLVIIVSATVSLLAIQLLKRTKIIHDEN is encoded by the coding sequence ATGATAGAAACAGGACTGACATCAGTGGAAGCAACAAGTCGGCTTGAACAATACGGCCACAATATTATCCAATTTAAAAAGGGGAAACATCCTGTCAGAATATTATTAGCCCAGTTCAATAACCTCATGGTTTATTTGTTGATTTTCGCAGCAGGATTGTCCTTTTGGTTTCAAGAATATCTGGATGCAACAGCAATAATATTAGTAATTCTGATAAATGCAGTTATTGGTTTTTGGATGGAATTACAAGCTGAACACTCCATGAATACATTGAAAAAGATGGCGAGTGTCCCTGCAAAAGTTTTCAGAGATGGGAAATTGCAAGAGAAACCTTCAGAAGAAGTTGTTCCGGATGACATATTATTTGTGGAAGCAGGTGACATGATATCTGCAGATGCAAGGGTAATTAGTGCTATTCAACTTTCAGTAAATGAAGCCTCACTTACTGGAGAAGCAATGCCTGTTGAAAAAAATGAAATAGAAATTTCTAAAGATGTTCCAATATCTGAATGTACCAATATGTTGTACAAAGGAACTTATATCACTAATGGCAATGCAAAAGCAATAGTGGTGGCAACAGCAATGCAAACCGAACTTGGCAAAATCGCTCATTTGGTGCAAGAGGCTGAGCAATCGGCTACTCCGCTTGAAAAGAAATTACAAGTTTTCAGTCGCAAGCTAATTTACATCACAATTGCTCTGGTTGTCCTTATTTTTATCGTAGGATTATTTACACATGGAGATTACGTGGAAATGCTTGAAACAGCTATCGCACTTGCCGTGGCTGCTATTCCAGAAGGACTTCCCATTGTAGCTACTCTTGCCCTGGCTCATGGCATGATGAAGATGGCAAAGCATAACGTGATTGTAAAAAAACTATCTGCTGTAGAAACATTGGGTGGCACAACAATTATCTGCACCGATAAAACCGGAACACTTACTCAAAACAAAATTGAAGTAACGGAAGTAATTTCAGCAGATGAAAATTCTGAAAAGAACAAACAGTTATTGTATCAGATTGCAGTCTTATGTAACACAGCATCAATTCAGGTTTCAAGAAATGATACAAAAGAAATTGGCGACCCTCTTGAAACTGGTTTATTAAAATATGCATACAAGCATGGAATTGACATTGAACAAATGAGGCAACAATTCCAAAAAATTGATGAAGTTTCTTTTTCTTCCGAATCCAAAATGATGGCAACATTGCATAGTAATGGTAAAGGTTTCATAGTTTACACGAAAGGTGCAGCAGAAGAAATCCTAAAACAATGCACTCATATTTATAAAGATTCTGAATTCTCTATATTATCCAATGAGAAAAGAGAAGAATTGAAATTGTTATCAGAAAAACTTGCTGCATCAGGCTTACGAGTAATTGCCGGAGCATATAAAGAAGCTTCTTCTAAAAATATTTCACTTACAAATGATTTAGTTTATTCCGGACTTTATGGAATGATGGATCCACCTGCTGCTGATGTTTACGAAGCCATAAAGGAGTGTAAGGATGCAGGAATTCATGTTGTAATGATTACAGGCGACCATCCTGCAACCGCCAATTTCATAGCAAATCAACTTCATATTTCGGGAAGTAACGAACCTGTCTTAGGAAAAAACATGCTCCCTTATTCACAGTTAAGCATAAAAGACAAACAGGTTTGGATGAACACTGCCGTTTTCGCAAGAGTTTCCCCTTCCCATAAACTTGATTTGGTGACTGTGCTGCAGGAAAAGGGAAACATTGTAGGCATGACCGGCGACGGAGTAAATGATGCCCCAGCGTTAAAAAAGGCAGACATCGGTATATCTATGGGAAAAAGAGGAACTCAAGTAGCACAGGAAGTATCAGACATGGTATTGAAAGATGATGCTTTTTCTTCCATTGTTCATGCCATTAAACAAGGGCGGGTTATTTTTAGCAACATACAGAAATTTGTTATTTACTTACTTTCATGCAACATGAGCGAGTTATTTGTAGTATCGATAGCTGCCTTATTAAACCTGCATTTCCAACTATTTACCTTACAAATATTGTTTATTAATTTAATAACAGATGTGCTTCCTGCTCTTGCTTTGGGTTTGAGCGAAGGAAATCCTTCAGTGATGAAACATAAGCCTCGTAATCCTGCTGAACCACTTTTAATAACCAAACAATGGTATGCCATATGGATATATGCAACTATTATTTCAATTTGCACACTTGGAGCTGTGTTTATAAGTCATTTTTTTATTCATACCGGAACAAAATTTGATCCGAAATTGTGTAATAATATTTTGTTTTTTACACTCATCTTTTGCCAGTTGATTCATGTGTTTAACATGGCTTCTACAAAGTCGCCATTCTTTAAATCTGAAGTTTTCCTAAACAAATATGTATGGTATTCATTATTGTCAAGTACCCTTATAATACTATCCGTTTTTTTTATTGCACCAGTGAGTAAAGCATTAAATGTTCAACCACTAAAAGCATATGATTGGTTGGTAATAATTGTTTCTGCAACTGTTTCTTTACTCGCAATACAACTTTTGAAACGCACTAAAATAATTCATGATGAAAATTAA
- a CDS encoding ribose-phosphate pyrophosphokinase: protein MKREIILFGLPGNETIVEAIVKNYNVKKGEMTVRNFPDGETYIRIHSDVKGKKVIMVCTLDRPDAKLLPLYFLSKTAMELGAECTCLIAPYLAYMRQDKQFHTGEGITSKYFALLISNFAETITTVDPHLHRYGSLSEIYSVPTTVVHAANHISKWIINNISNPVLIGPDSESGQWVSEVAKNVDAPFIVLEKIRHDDRNVEVSIPQVEKYYNHTPVLVDDIISTARTMIETVGHLQKVGMKAPVCVGIHAVFAGNAYQDLLNTGVKKVITCNTIPHVSNRIDVSDLFYNLFE, encoded by the coding sequence ATGAAACGTGAAATCATACTTTTTGGATTACCAGGCAATGAAACTATCGTTGAGGCAATAGTAAAAAATTATAACGTTAAGAAAGGTGAAATGACTGTTCGAAATTTTCCGGACGGAGAAACATATATTCGCATCCATTCAGATGTAAAAGGTAAAAAAGTGATAATGGTTTGTACATTAGACCGCCCCGATGCAAAACTTTTACCTTTATACTTTTTATCCAAAACCGCAATGGAATTGGGTGCTGAATGCACCTGCTTGATTGCTCCTTATCTTGCGTATATGCGGCAAGACAAACAATTCCACACCGGAGAAGGGATTACTTCAAAATATTTCGCTTTACTGATTTCCAACTTTGCTGAAACGATAACCACTGTTGACCCTCACCTTCACAGATATGGTTCTTTGTCTGAAATTTATTCGGTTCCTACAACTGTAGTTCATGCTGCAAATCACATTTCCAAATGGATTATAAATAATATTTCAAATCCTGTATTGATCGGTCCTGACAGCGAAAGCGGTCAATGGGTCTCTGAAGTAGCGAAAAACGTAGATGCTCCTTTTATTGTCTTGGAAAAAATCAGGCATGACGACCGAAATGTTGAAGTTTCAATTCCACAAGTAGAAAAATATTATAACCACACACCTGTGTTGGTTGATGATATTATTTCTACTGCCCGAACTATGATTGAAACTGTTGGGCATTTACAAAAAGTGGGTATGAAAGCTCCTGTTTGCGTTGGCATTCATGCTGTATTTGCTGGAAATGCTTACCAGGATTTATTAAACACGGGAGTAAAAAAAGTAATTACCTGTAACACTATTCCGCACGTAAGTAACAGGATTGATGTAAGTGATTTGTTTTACAATTTATTTGAGTAA